TTCAAAGAAAAATTCTGAGATGCCTTTAAGTTGATTTTTAACTTGATAGTCCCCGACAAAATCCACACTATAAATCCATTGTTTAGTATCGGGACTGGTGGTTTGATTGATTTTAACGTCGATTTTTGATCCCGCTAAGGTCATCCAACGAGATACAATCCGGGTACTTTTAACTTCAATGGTTTTACCCTCAACATATCGATAATCGGTGAAGGGTTCTTCAATTTCATAGCGAATGCGAGGTGCGGTTTGTTCTAAACGTTCTCCCGCAACGGTAGTGGCAATTTGAGTAATCCGTTGTTGTTCCCAATTATGATAGCGATTGGCTAAGGTAGAACAGAGAAAAAATCCACTGGTGAGCACTAAAACAATTAAAATTAAATGCGGTAAAGTTTGCATCCATTTCAGATATTGTTCTAATGCTGTTTTGACAATGGGAAGAGAAATCGAATCCCCTTGTTTTTTAACTGACCAATTAATTAGGGATAAAATTACCCCTATCGCTGTTAAAAAAATTGCCAAGTTAATCAGGGTTTTAATCACCATTGACCCCACTTCGATTAATTCATTCGGATGGGTCAAATCAGGAATAGTGGGAATACTACTAAAAAAAATATCCATAGAATCTTTAAAACTCAGTAGAGTGGGTAAAAAGTCGGAGTAATTCTCACCCATTCTACAAGACGGATTATCAATTTTCCGAATCAAAACTAATCCAGGTTTAATAGGGTATAACTTCCAAAAACTTTTAGGGTTTCGGTAAACGTTTTTAATTCCGCTAAGGCTGATTTTACCGAGGGTTCATGACTATCTGCTTCTAAATCCATGAAAAATAGATAATCTCCCAGCGATCGCTTGCTAGGACGAGATTCAATCCGACTTAAATTAATCCCTCTATCGGCAAAAATTGCCAAGGGTTTTGCTAATGCACCCGGAACATTTGCCGGAACACTAAAGCCTAAAGAAGTATATTTTCCTGCTCCTGAAGGTTGTAGACTGACAACCCAAAAACGGGTACAATTATCGGGATAATCGTTAATAGGATAAGCCAGAACAGGTAATTGATATAATTCTGCTGCTCGTAAAGACGAGATCACGGCGGTATGAGTTTCATCTCTGACGTGATCTAAAGCTTCCGTGGTTGAATTCTTGGCAATTAATGGCACATCTGGGAGATATTTTTCTAACCATCCCTGACACTGTGCTAAACCTTGGGGATGAGAATAAACCACTTGAATATCAGCAAAGTTTTGAGCTTGGGAAATCAAGGCATGGCTAATGGGAAGAATTAACGCTTGTTGAATTTGTAGGGAACCAATTTGCCACAGTGTATCCAGGGTCACAGTAACACTGCCTTCAATGGAATTTTCAACAGGAACTACCCCAATATTGGCATCTCCTTTGGCAACTGTCCATAAGGTTTGACTAATACTTGAACAGGGACATAGCATCGCGTCTTCCCCGGTTTTTTGGGT
This DNA window, taken from Planktothrix sp. FACHB-1365, encodes the following:
- the pheA gene encoding prephenate dehydratase, with the protein product MTVSIAHLGPSGTYAEAAALAYAKSLTQKTGEDAMLCPCSSISQTLWTVAKGDANIGVVPVENSIEGSVTVTLDTLWQIGSLQIQQALILPISHALISQAQNFADIQVVYSHPQGLAQCQGWLEKYLPDVPLIAKNSTTEALDHVRDETHTAVISSLRAAELYQLPVLAYPINDYPDNCTRFWVVSLQPSGAGKYTSLGFSVPANVPGALAKPLAIFADRGINLSRIESRPSKRSLGDYLFFMDLEADSHEPSVKSALAELKTFTETLKVFGSYTLLNLD